In Flavobacterium okayamense, a single window of DNA contains:
- a CDS encoding DUF4369 domain-containing protein — translation MRKIFVLSLVLISIFACTKKETTGNLHLTGNVEGLGQGKLYISKIQDSTLVVLDSITIKGKSNFESFLNIDGPEVLYLFLDRGQTQSIDNSIPFFAEPGEMSINTKLKEFFNAAKITGSKNHELWTEFSKLNQRFTEDNLDLIEKRLQNEINFSQERQDSIDKAYEKLIKRKYLYVVNYAMNHADHEIAPYLAITEIADVNVMYLDSIANKMSPEVSESKYGKILKEHIKEVKNNQ, via the coding sequence ATGAGAAAAATTTTCGTATTAAGTTTAGTATTAATTAGCATTTTTGCTTGTACAAAAAAAGAAACAACAGGTAATTTACATTTAACAGGTAATGTTGAAGGTTTAGGGCAAGGAAAACTATACATTAGTAAAATTCAAGACTCTACATTAGTTGTTTTAGACAGTATAACAATTAAAGGTAAATCTAATTTTGAAAGTTTCTTGAATATTGACGGTCCTGAAGTTTTATACTTGTTTTTAGATCGTGGACAAACACAATCTATCGATAACAGCATACCTTTTTTTGCTGAACCTGGAGAAATGTCAATAAATACAAAACTGAAAGAGTTTTTTAATGCAGCTAAAATTACAGGTTCAAAAAATCACGAATTATGGACTGAGTTTAGTAAGCTAAATCAAAGGTTTACAGAAGACAATTTAGATTTAATTGAAAAACGTTTACAAAACGAAATAAACTTTAGCCAAGAAAGACAAGATAGCATTGACAAGGCTTATGAAAAGTTAATCAAAAGAAAATACCTTTATGTTGTTAATTATGCAATGAATCATGCTGATCATGAAATTGCCCCTTATTTAGCAATTACAGAAATTGCAGATGTTAATGTGATGTATTTAGATTCCATCGCAAATAAAATGTCTCCAGAAGTTTCAGAATCGAAATACGGGAAGATTCTTAAAGAACATATTAAAGAGGTTAAAAACAATCAATAA
- a CDS encoding DUF2200 domain-containing protein has translation MNNLERVYKMSFASVYPHYVTKVEKKGRTVEELHTVIFWLTGYNEKDLENIITNKVNFEDFFTNAPQMNANAKKITGVICGYRVEDIEDKIMQQVRYLDKLIDELAKGKKMEKILRE, from the coding sequence ATGAACAACCTCGAACGCGTATATAAAATGTCTTTTGCAAGTGTTTATCCGCATTATGTTACCAAAGTAGAGAAAAAAGGTCGCACTGTTGAAGAGTTGCATACTGTCATTTTTTGGTTAACGGGTTACAACGAAAAAGATTTAGAAAATATCATTACTAATAAAGTTAATTTTGAAGATTTCTTTACCAATGCGCCACAAATGAATGCAAACGCTAAAAAAATTACAGGTGTAATTTGTGGTTATCGCGTTGAAGATATTGAAGATAAAATTATGCAACAAGTTCGTTACCTTGATAAATTAATAGACGAATTAGCAAAAGGTAAAAAAATGGAGAAAATTTTACGCGAGTAA